The Neoasaia chiangmaiensis sequence GGCCAAGATCGAGGCGACGATCGGTAACGCGCTTGCCTATCTCGCCATGCAGGAGCGGGGCGAGGACTTTTCAGGGTTCGCGTGGGGCATGGTGCCGGACGCGCCGATCCGGAACACGACCGGTGCCGTGCTGCCGCAGTCGCCGCTCTCGCAGGCGATGTCGAGGGCCCTGAAAGCGCGGGGATTCAAGTTTGTCGGGCCGGTGATCGTTTACGCCTGGATGCAGGCGGTCGGGATGATCGATGATCATGACCCTGTCTGCTTCCGGCATCACCAGCATAGGGCAGGGTGAACGGGCAGACTTCTTCCGCGCCGACCGAGGCGCTGGCGGGACTGGTGGAACGGGTGACGTTTCACAACGCCGAGAACGGCTTCTGCGTCCTGCGGGTGAAGGTGCGCGGACAGCGCGATCTGGCCACTGTTGTCGGCCATGCCGCCATGATCTCGGCAGGCGAGTTCGTGCAGATGTCGGGGCGCTGGTTCAACGACCACACCCACGGCCTCCAGTTCAAGGCGGAGTTTCTGAAGGCCAGCCCGCCGACCACGGTCGAGGGCATTGAGCGCTATCTGGGCTCCGGCATGATCCGGGGCATCGGCCCGGTTTATGCGAAGAAGCTGGTG is a genomic window containing:
- a CDS encoding DNA-3-methyladenine glycosylase I, producing the protein MTCNSSNANRPCCSWARTDPLLRAYHDEEWGKPIRDSRMLWEMLCLEGFQAGLSWLIVLRRRDGFRRAFANFDPDIVARFDEHDVERLMADPGIIRARAKIEATIGNALAYLAMQERGEDFSGFAWGMVPDAPIRNTTGAVLPQSPLSQAMSRALKARGFKFVGPVIVYAWMQAVGMIDDHDPVCFRHHQHRAG